From a region of the Nitrospira sp. genome:
- the flgA gene encoding flagellar basal body P-ring formation protein FlgA: protein MFRILSLILLMSTGLLEAVSAATGASSGDARPVAPQNRGSVHQQIEPAAGRVAGSEVTPEQMKQVVQKYLEDEWAHKIKTVSVSVLEPSDPIQVSGSLVELRVIPGSAEEIPGRRIFQVEAVTNSKLRKTVQVLADVTAMIDAVVPGRFLRTDEVIEAGDLKTARTRVYQVNHPFVTDQSEVIGRSATRPLPPDAPLRSAFVKLPLVVKKGDRVLIQAQRGGLSIRAYGITKSSGQVGQSIMVANLDSGRELRATVVAPSIVQVEF from the coding sequence ATGTTTAGAATCCTGAGCCTGATCCTGCTCATGTCGACCGGACTCTTGGAGGCCGTTTCGGCGGCCACAGGGGCATCCAGTGGCGATGCCCGCCCGGTCGCTCCTCAAAACAGAGGCTCGGTTCATCAACAGATTGAACCGGCGGCGGGCCGTGTCGCCGGCAGTGAGGTGACTCCCGAGCAGATGAAGCAGGTGGTTCAGAAATACTTGGAGGACGAATGGGCCCACAAGATTAAGACGGTCTCTGTGTCGGTGTTGGAACCTTCAGATCCGATTCAAGTCTCCGGTAGCCTGGTGGAACTGCGCGTCATTCCAGGGTCGGCTGAGGAAATTCCGGGGCGACGCATATTCCAGGTGGAAGCGGTGACGAACAGCAAGCTGCGGAAAACCGTCCAAGTTCTTGCCGATGTGACGGCGATGATCGATGCGGTCGTTCCCGGCCGTTTCCTCAGAACAGACGAAGTGATCGAAGCCGGTGATCTCAAAACCGCCCGAACTCGTGTGTACCAGGTGAATCATCCGTTCGTGACGGATCAAAGTGAAGTCATAGGGAGGAGCGCGACCAGACCCCTTCCTCCCGATGCCCCACTGCGTTCCGCATTCGTCAAGCTCCCTTTGGTTGTGAAGAAAGGGGATCGAGTCCTCATCCAAGCGCAACGGGGAGGCCTGTCGATCCGGGCGTATGGCATTACCAAGTCGAGCGGGCAGGTGGGGCAGAGCATCATGGTTGCCAATCTGGATTCTGGTCGTGAGCTGAGAGCCACGGTCGTCGCTCCCAGTATCGTTCAAGTGGAGTTCTAA
- the flgG gene encoding flagellar basal-body rod protein FlgG, translated as MIRAMWTAATGMTAQQINVDTVAHNLANVNTNSFKRSRAEFADLLYQIQRLPGTNASNVGVFPVGIQVGAGVRPTTVAKEWLQGNMRQTNNELDLAIDGPGFFQVSRPDGTIMYTRNGSFKRDNVGNVVTGDGDLLNPVITIPSGALKVDIGQDGTVSVLLPGVTQASQVGQIQLTRFDNPSGLVAMGNNLFIDSFASGPPTQGTGGFTTGFGTIQQGFLESSNVNLAEEMVNMIIAQRSYEINSKTIQASDEMMAIANNLRR; from the coding sequence ATGATTCGAGCCATGTGGACAGCAGCGACCGGAATGACGGCTCAACAGATCAATGTCGACACCGTCGCGCACAACCTCGCGAACGTCAATACGAACTCGTTCAAGCGCAGTCGCGCTGAATTCGCGGACCTGCTGTATCAGATCCAACGGCTCCCGGGCACGAATGCCTCCAACGTCGGCGTCTTTCCGGTCGGCATCCAGGTCGGCGCCGGTGTGCGTCCGACAACGGTGGCGAAAGAATGGCTGCAGGGCAATATGCGTCAAACAAACAACGAACTGGACCTGGCGATCGATGGGCCGGGGTTTTTTCAAGTATCCCGCCCGGACGGGACGATCATGTACACGAGAAACGGGTCCTTCAAGCGTGACAACGTGGGTAACGTGGTGACCGGAGACGGCGACCTTCTGAATCCCGTCATTACGATTCCTTCCGGCGCGCTCAAGGTGGATATCGGCCAGGACGGAACCGTCTCAGTTCTGCTTCCCGGCGTTACGCAGGCCTCGCAAGTAGGGCAAATTCAGCTCACCAGGTTTGACAATCCTTCGGGCTTAGTCGCGATGGGGAACAATCTCTTTATCGACAGCTTCGCTTCGGGACCTCCGACACAGGGGACCGGCGGTTTCACCACCGGGTTCGGCACGATCCAGCAGGGATTCTTGGAGAGTTCGAACGTCAACCTCGCTGAAGAAATGGTCAACATGATCATCGCCCAGCGAAGTTACGAGATCAATTCCAAGACGATTCAGGCCTCCGATGAAATGATGGCCATTGCGAACAATCTCCGACGATAA
- a CDS encoding flagellar hook-basal body protein has translation MNRGIYPILSGALAHERRMQVFANNMANVNTAGFKQDEQAFKAIFPRYHAVAPSSGLNMGLAQQIMARPSGPSERAFVAPHQIKTTFEAGRIRLTGNPLDVAIQGRGFFEVDTPQGARYSRNGMLSLDRERRLVNGLGYPIMGTKGEIKVPPGKLEITTQGDIKVEDKPVATIKIMEFAENDMPQKSSEGLFFSEKGSINKHPQIQVGHIEESNVNAIGEMVKMIQGMRTYESTQKLIQSLDRMAEIAIQDVGRVL, from the coding sequence ATGAACCGTGGAATCTATCCTATCTTGTCCGGAGCGCTGGCCCACGAGCGGCGGATGCAAGTATTTGCCAATAACATGGCGAATGTGAATACGGCTGGTTTCAAGCAGGACGAGCAAGCCTTCAAGGCAATCTTTCCCCGGTACCATGCGGTGGCGCCATCGAGCGGTCTGAACATGGGGTTGGCGCAGCAGATCATGGCCAGGCCCTCTGGCCCGTCTGAACGGGCATTTGTGGCACCGCACCAAATCAAGACCACATTCGAGGCGGGCCGGATCCGGCTCACCGGCAATCCCCTGGACGTCGCGATTCAAGGCCGTGGGTTTTTTGAGGTGGACACACCGCAAGGGGCTCGGTACTCACGCAATGGCATGCTGTCGCTCGACCGTGAACGTCGGTTGGTGAACGGTCTGGGCTATCCGATTATGGGAACGAAAGGCGAGATTAAGGTTCCTCCGGGGAAGCTCGAGATTACGACACAGGGGGACATTAAGGTCGAGGACAAACCTGTGGCGACGATCAAGATTATGGAATTTGCCGAGAATGACATGCCGCAGAAGTCCTCGGAAGGTCTCTTCTTTTCGGAGAAGGGGAGTATCAACAAACATCCGCAAATTCAGGTCGGGCACATCGAAGAATCCAACGTCAATGCAATCGGCGAGATGGTGAAGATGATTCAGGGCATGCGCACCTATGAGTCAACGCAAAAACTGATTCAGTCGCTCGATCGAATGGCCGAGATCGCGATTCAAGATGTGGGTCGAGTGTTGTAG
- a CDS encoding FliA/WhiG family RNA polymerase sigma factor — protein MSKTALSHERKSFSQGTRREELIKEFAHVIRAMAHRLAFRLPAYLDAEDLISVGTIGLMDAMDKYDPTREAKFKTYAEFRIRGAMLDEIRSMDWVPRSVHERIGLLQKAHVTLMSRFGRPPHDDEVATELKMSLEELDEFITRARGAVMISVDDLSLQEPDGHKVVKMLADTHTPDPLSSLVNERERELITGAIQALPEKERLVLTLYYYEELTMKEIGELMKVTESRVCQIHTKAIIRLKAHLQAVS, from the coding sequence ATGAGCAAAACAGCATTGTCACACGAGCGGAAATCCTTTTCGCAGGGAACGAGACGTGAGGAACTCATCAAAGAGTTTGCCCACGTGATTCGCGCGATGGCGCATCGGCTGGCCTTCCGCCTTCCAGCTTACTTGGATGCGGAGGACTTGATCTCGGTCGGCACCATTGGACTCATGGATGCCATGGACAAGTATGATCCCACCCGGGAAGCGAAGTTCAAGACCTACGCGGAGTTCCGTATTCGCGGGGCCATGCTCGATGAAATCCGTTCGATGGATTGGGTTCCACGATCGGTCCACGAACGAATCGGTCTGCTCCAAAAGGCGCATGTGACGCTCATGAGCCGATTCGGCCGACCGCCGCATGATGACGAAGTGGCGACGGAACTGAAGATGTCCTTAGAGGAACTTGACGAGTTCATTACGCGGGCCAGAGGCGCGGTGATGATCAGCGTGGACGATTTGAGTCTCCAAGAACCGGACGGGCATAAAGTGGTGAAGATGTTGGCCGACACGCATACGCCTGATCCCTTGTCGTCGTTGGTCAACGAGCGCGAACGTGAATTGATCACCGGGGCCATCCAAGCCTTACCGGAAAAAGAACGTCTTGTCCTCACGCTGTACTACTATGAAGAGCTCACGATGAAAGAGATCGGGGAGCTCATGAAGGTGACCGAGTCGAGAGTGTGTCAAATTCATACGAAGGCGATCATCCGACTCAAAGCGCATCTACAAGCGGTCAGTTGA
- a CDS encoding MinD/ParA family protein — translation MQPRTKQSVLMPDEARPAGESSTQVIAVSSGKGGVGKTNVVANLAIALTKAGKRVLILDADLGLGNLDVLLGLVPQYTIENVLAGTHTLDEIVLKGPAGIHVLPASSGVPQLTALTESQQVVIQEQLAQLAGEMDVLLIDTGAGISPTVTFFASSADETMVIVSPEPTSLTDAYALIKVLARQYRERRFKVLVNQAKSPREASEVFGKLDVAVDRFLHVAIEFVGSIPYDDYVHMAVMQQKAVFEAFPDAPASQAFRKIAQQIVQWPKPGLPKSSVQLIWQRSAIHAGN, via the coding sequence ATGCAGCCCAGAACGAAACAGTCCGTCCTCATGCCGGATGAAGCCCGTCCGGCAGGTGAGTCGTCCACTCAGGTCATTGCCGTCTCCAGCGGCAAAGGAGGAGTCGGGAAGACCAATGTGGTGGCGAATCTAGCCATTGCGCTCACAAAAGCAGGAAAACGGGTGCTGATTCTGGATGCCGACCTGGGCTTAGGCAATCTCGATGTCCTTCTTGGGCTCGTCCCGCAGTACACGATTGAAAACGTACTGGCGGGCACGCATACGCTCGACGAGATCGTGCTTAAAGGTCCGGCGGGCATCCATGTGCTGCCGGCAAGTTCCGGGGTCCCGCAGCTTACGGCCTTGACGGAATCCCAACAGGTGGTGATCCAAGAGCAGCTGGCACAGTTGGCCGGTGAAATGGACGTGCTGTTGATCGACACCGGCGCCGGCATCTCCCCGACCGTGACGTTTTTCGCATCCTCGGCGGATGAGACGATGGTCATCGTATCGCCGGAGCCGACGTCGCTCACGGATGCTTACGCGCTGATCAAAGTGTTGGCACGTCAATATCGAGAGCGCCGCTTTAAAGTTCTGGTCAATCAAGCCAAGAGTCCCCGTGAAGCCTCCGAGGTGTTCGGCAAGCTCGACGTGGCGGTGGACCGTTTTCTTCATGTGGCCATCGAATTCGTCGGGTCTATTCCCTATGACGATTATGTGCATATGGCAGTCATGCAGCAGAAAGCGGTCTTCGAAGCATTCCCTGATGCACCGGCTTCCCAAGCCTTCAGGAAGATCGCTCAACAGATAGTCCAATGGCCCAAACCCGGTCTTCCGAAAAGTTCCGTGCAGCTCATCTGGCAACGATCAGCCATACACGCCGGCAACTGA
- the flhF gene encoding flagellar biosynthesis protein FlhF, which yields MKVKTFHALTMQDAMRAIKEELGPDAIILSSKEVREGGRLLRAFNRPVLEVMAASDQDAQPSVQVKEPAPKSVPPMPRPDAAPPSPLAAQTFQQTLATMLQPNGEASAPVAGRRPSSLKPSLDNEKPSRLRHLHTVVGELSRLLQDLSHEESQPPERALSPVFARLRCSLVEQGMNPSTAELLINDVCETMKAVGVGGNESAKRAVQREISQRIRTSGPLINGDGHSAIGLFIGPSGTGKTSAVAKLAAHYRLEQRKSVAIITFDNHREAAVEELRRYAKLIGAPFACALSARQLSEGLRRHAQVDLVLVDMPGVGPDDLTLAKELRHLLAKETVTTHLVLPASIAEREARRITERLHDLPKLSLLFTKLDETESYGSIFEVAHRSGVPLSYWSVGRRVPGDIEIASADRLAALITAEGLRGSVGQSVRSSGAAPELTGTGTHHG from the coding sequence ATGAAAGTAAAGACGTTTCACGCACTCACCATGCAGGACGCCATGCGGGCCATTAAGGAAGAACTTGGACCGGACGCCATCATCCTGTCATCGAAAGAAGTACGCGAAGGGGGACGACTGCTCCGCGCGTTCAATCGCCCGGTGCTGGAAGTCATGGCAGCCTCTGATCAGGATGCACAGCCATCCGTTCAGGTCAAGGAACCGGCCCCCAAATCCGTTCCACCAATGCCTCGGCCCGATGCCGCGCCCCCGTCGCCTCTGGCCGCACAAACCTTTCAACAGACGCTGGCAACCATGCTGCAACCGAATGGTGAGGCGAGCGCACCGGTTGCCGGGAGGCGGCCCTCATCGTTGAAACCATCTCTGGACAATGAGAAGCCGAGCCGGCTGCGGCATCTGCATACTGTGGTGGGCGAGTTAAGCCGATTGTTGCAAGACTTGTCGCACGAAGAGAGTCAGCCGCCGGAGCGCGCGCTGTCGCCCGTGTTTGCGAGGTTACGCTGCTCCTTGGTCGAGCAGGGGATGAACCCGTCCACTGCCGAATTGCTCATCAACGATGTCTGCGAAACCATGAAAGCCGTGGGTGTGGGCGGCAATGAGTCGGCCAAGCGCGCGGTCCAGCGAGAGATCTCGCAGCGAATCCGAACCAGCGGGCCATTGATCAACGGGGATGGGCATTCCGCCATCGGTCTCTTCATCGGGCCCAGTGGTACCGGAAAGACCTCTGCGGTGGCCAAGCTGGCGGCACACTACCGTCTTGAGCAACGAAAATCCGTGGCCATCATTACCTTTGACAATCATCGGGAGGCCGCGGTGGAGGAGTTGCGTCGGTACGCCAAGCTGATTGGAGCGCCGTTCGCGTGCGCGCTATCGGCCCGACAGCTGTCTGAAGGGCTCCGCCGTCATGCGCAGGTCGATCTTGTGCTGGTCGATATGCCGGGAGTCGGACCGGATGATCTGACGTTGGCCAAAGAATTGCGTCATCTGTTGGCAAAGGAGACCGTGACGACTCACCTTGTCCTTCCGGCGTCCATCGCGGAACGTGAGGCTCGCCGGATCACCGAGCGTCTCCACGATCTGCCGAAGCTGAGTCTGTTGTTTACGAAGCTCGATGAGACGGAGTCTTATGGATCTATCTTCGAAGTGGCCCATCGATCCGGGGTACCGCTCTCCTATTGGAGTGTCGGGCGACGAGTTCCCGGAGATATCGAAATCGCCTCAGCAGATCGCCTGGCGGCGCTCATCACCGCAGAAGGTTTGCGTGGGTCCGTCGGTCAATCGGTTCGATCATCGGGGGCAGCCCCTGAGTTGACAGGAACTGGAACACATCATGGATAA
- the flhA gene encoding flagellar biosynthesis protein FlhA produces MATAIEPAGRNQLIKHPDVVMSVGVVAVIMVMLLPLPRFLLDLLLSFDITLSVIVLLVGLQVRRPIEFSVFPSVLLMITLFRLSLNIASTRLILLHGNEGAGAAGEVIRAFGNFIVGGNYTVGLVVFSILVIINFVVVTKGAGRVAEVAARFTLDAMPGKQMSIDADLNAGLINEADARRRRREITEEADFYGAMDGASKFVRGDAIAAVIIVLVNILGGLAIGILQQGMSPALAAQTYTILTVGEGLVAQIPALIVSTAAGIVVTRAASDTDLGGEMARQLLTSSKTVGIAAGILLALGLVPGLPHLAFLVLGSAVGWMAYHLHKQEQVQETPAPSPVAPKADEGVTRVIPLDLMEVQVGYGLIGLVEGTQGTALLDRIKALRRQFAESMGFVVPPIHIRDNLQLRPNEYAIILKGVEVAKAEVLPGHLLAIDPGTGQRGLVKGITTKEPAFGLPALWITEDTREQAQIAGYTVVDASSAIATHLSELIKRHGHELLGRQEVQALLDEVGKSHPKLVEELIPTLLPLGTVVRVLGNLLKEGIPIRDLRSVLEAISDQATSTKDADVLTEYARQALARTITKQYQAPDGSLLVITLDPRLDRSLAEQVAALPPGASLNLDPALSHKLLSNLKQAAERVAARGQQPIVLCSQAVRRHLRRHSDRLLHSVPVMGLNEVDAFVRLQSLDTVRIDLELAQPS; encoded by the coding sequence ATGGCGACAGCAATAGAACCAGCGGGACGAAACCAGCTGATCAAGCATCCGGACGTCGTGATGTCCGTCGGGGTTGTGGCCGTCATCATGGTGATGTTGTTGCCATTGCCGCGGTTTCTGCTCGATTTGTTGTTGAGCTTCGACATCACCTTGTCGGTCATTGTTCTGCTGGTCGGACTGCAAGTCCGGCGACCGATCGAGTTCTCGGTGTTTCCCTCGGTGCTCTTGATGATTACGCTCTTCAGGTTGTCTCTGAATATCGCCTCCACGCGTCTCATTCTCCTGCACGGCAACGAGGGTGCCGGAGCGGCCGGCGAGGTGATTCGGGCGTTCGGAAACTTTATCGTCGGGGGCAATTACACGGTCGGCCTGGTGGTGTTTTCCATTCTCGTCATCATCAATTTCGTCGTGGTGACGAAGGGCGCAGGACGTGTGGCCGAGGTGGCCGCTCGCTTTACGTTGGATGCCATGCCCGGGAAACAGATGAGCATCGATGCCGACCTCAACGCCGGTCTGATCAATGAAGCGGATGCGCGCCGCCGAAGACGGGAGATCACGGAAGAGGCGGATTTTTACGGGGCTATGGACGGGGCCAGCAAGTTCGTACGGGGAGATGCGATCGCGGCCGTCATTATCGTGCTGGTCAACATTCTGGGTGGATTGGCGATCGGTATTCTGCAACAAGGCATGAGTCCGGCCCTCGCGGCGCAGACCTATACCATTCTTACGGTCGGCGAGGGGTTGGTGGCGCAGATTCCGGCCCTGATCGTCTCGACCGCGGCGGGTATCGTCGTGACTCGCGCCGCCTCAGACACGGACCTAGGCGGAGAAATGGCGCGACAGCTGTTGACATCCTCAAAAACGGTGGGCATCGCGGCAGGTATTCTCCTCGCGCTTGGATTGGTACCTGGTCTTCCGCATCTGGCGTTCCTCGTGTTGGGCAGCGCTGTCGGATGGATGGCTTATCATCTCCACAAGCAGGAACAGGTTCAAGAAACTCCGGCGCCGAGTCCGGTGGCACCGAAGGCGGATGAGGGAGTCACCCGAGTGATCCCGCTCGACCTTATGGAGGTGCAGGTGGGCTATGGACTGATCGGACTCGTCGAAGGGACGCAAGGCACGGCACTGTTGGATCGGATCAAAGCGTTGCGGCGCCAGTTTGCGGAATCGATGGGCTTTGTGGTGCCTCCGATCCATATCCGCGACAATCTCCAGCTGCGTCCGAACGAGTATGCCATCATTTTAAAGGGAGTGGAGGTTGCGAAGGCGGAGGTATTGCCCGGCCATCTGCTGGCGATCGATCCTGGGACCGGCCAACGAGGATTGGTGAAAGGAATTACGACCAAGGAGCCTGCGTTCGGGTTGCCCGCGCTGTGGATCACCGAGGATACCCGAGAACAAGCGCAGATTGCCGGCTATACCGTAGTCGATGCGAGTTCCGCCATTGCCACCCATCTGTCCGAGTTGATCAAACGTCACGGCCATGAACTGTTGGGAAGGCAGGAGGTGCAAGCGTTATTGGACGAAGTCGGAAAATCGCATCCCAAACTGGTGGAGGAACTTATCCCGACGCTGTTGCCCCTTGGAACGGTCGTGCGGGTTCTCGGCAATCTGCTCAAGGAAGGCATTCCGATCCGGGACTTGAGGTCGGTCCTTGAAGCGATTTCCGACCAGGCGACGAGCACCAAGGATGCCGACGTGCTCACGGAGTATGCGCGGCAGGCATTAGCCCGGACCATCACCAAGCAGTATCAGGCGCCCGACGGCAGCCTACTGGTGATTACGTTGGACCCTCGGCTCGATCGTTCGTTGGCGGAACAGGTGGCAGCCTTGCCGCCCGGCGCCAGTTTGAACCTTGATCCCGCACTTTCGCATAAGCTCTTGAGCAACCTGAAGCAGGCCGCCGAGAGGGTCGCCGCGCGGGGACAGCAGCCGATCGTTCTTTGTTCACAGGCCGTGCGCCGCCATCTCCGGCGACACAGCGATCGCCTTCTTCATTCAGTTCCCGTCATGGGACTGAACGAAGTCGATGCCTTCGTTCGCCTGCAATCACTCGATACGGTTCGGATCGACTTGGAATTGGCGCAACCATCTTAG
- the flhB gene encoding flagellar biosynthesis protein FlhB, which produces MAEDRSNKTEPATPKRKEEARRKGQIAISRDVSTAAILLGGVGLLAAMLPVGMVKMTEMTRQGLTLSFPQEFYEGMSIEQVSSIIIHAGITVFALSLPIVVGILVMGSGTALLQTGLLWRANALQPDVSRISPIKGLSRLFSFRSVMELIKGLLKIAIVTGVGLWVARHDVLRIPGLIEFDMGSVLQVTGQLSLKVGLAVAGAIAVLAVLDYFYQRYEWERSLRMSKDEIKEEHKAAEGDPLVKSRVRTVQRELTKKRMMAAVKTADVVITNPTHLAVALKYDTATMGAPVVVAKGAGLIAERIRELARHHGVPVVENKFVARTIFKLVDIGREIPSDLYRVVAEILAFVYRARGMTP; this is translated from the coding sequence ATGGCTGAAGACCGGAGCAATAAAACAGAACCGGCGACCCCGAAACGTAAAGAGGAGGCACGCCGCAAAGGACAGATCGCCATCAGTCGCGACGTATCGACGGCGGCTATCCTTTTGGGAGGCGTCGGTCTCTTGGCGGCTATGTTGCCGGTTGGCATGGTGAAAATGACTGAAATGACCCGCCAAGGTCTCACCCTCTCGTTTCCCCAGGAGTTCTACGAAGGGATGTCGATCGAACAGGTGTCTTCGATCATCATTCACGCCGGCATCACCGTTTTTGCGCTCAGTCTTCCGATCGTGGTGGGGATTCTCGTGATGGGAAGCGGCACAGCGCTCTTGCAAACAGGTTTGTTGTGGCGCGCGAATGCGCTCCAGCCGGATGTCTCACGGATCAGCCCGATAAAGGGACTGTCCCGGCTGTTTTCGTTTCGGTCCGTGATGGAGCTCATCAAGGGGCTTCTCAAGATTGCCATTGTCACGGGCGTCGGTCTCTGGGTCGCCCGCCACGACGTTCTACGGATTCCGGGGTTGATTGAGTTCGATATGGGGTCCGTCTTGCAAGTGACCGGACAACTGTCCTTAAAAGTCGGGTTAGCCGTTGCTGGAGCGATCGCCGTTCTGGCCGTGCTCGACTATTTCTATCAACGTTACGAATGGGAACGAAGCCTCCGCATGTCGAAGGACGAAATCAAGGAAGAGCACAAGGCGGCGGAAGGCGATCCGCTCGTCAAGAGCCGTGTGCGGACCGTCCAGCGGGAACTCACGAAGAAACGGATGATGGCGGCCGTCAAGACGGCGGACGTGGTGATCACCAACCCAACCCATTTGGCCGTCGCGCTGAAATACGATACCGCCACGATGGGAGCTCCGGTGGTCGTCGCCAAAGGTGCCGGTCTGATCGCGGAACGCATCCGAGAGCTGGCGCGCCATCACGGCGTGCCGGTCGTCGAAAACAAGTTCGTCGCGAGAACGATCTTCAAGCTCGTCGATATCGGCAGGGAGATTCCCAGTGATCTGTATCGCGTCGTGGCGGAGATTCTGGCGTTTGTGTATCGCGCCAGGGGCATGACGCCATGA
- the fliR gene encoding flagellar biosynthetic protein FliR — protein MALTQTFQILLPEFQAFLVLISRIGGLVAALPVLSGRAVPMKIKVILVLALGVLLAPMVRLPILPYDPLGLAAGLVSEMVIGLTIGLAVRLFFSALEVAGELIGVQMGFGVVQLFDPATAHQTSIIGQYFTLLASLVFLSLNGHMLLVATILSSFDAIPAFGASLPAGTGDDVLRLSQSMFVVGLKLAAPVLVIILLINILLAILGRAVVQINVFVLSFPLTIAAGLAVLGLSLPFTVELLVREIERLQLTIDGLMKVLGHG, from the coding sequence ATGGCGCTGACGCAGACCTTCCAGATTCTTCTTCCTGAGTTCCAAGCCTTCTTGGTCCTGATTTCCCGCATTGGGGGGCTTGTGGCGGCGTTACCCGTCTTAAGCGGCCGAGCGGTTCCAATGAAAATCAAAGTGATCCTCGTTCTGGCGTTGGGGGTGCTGTTGGCTCCAATGGTTCGGCTCCCGATCCTGCCCTACGATCCACTGGGCCTGGCGGCCGGACTCGTGAGCGAAATGGTCATCGGCCTCACGATAGGACTGGCCGTCCGATTGTTCTTCAGCGCTCTTGAAGTGGCCGGAGAGTTGATCGGCGTCCAGATGGGATTCGGGGTGGTGCAACTGTTCGATCCCGCCACCGCGCATCAGACCTCCATCATCGGCCAATACTTCACACTGTTGGCATCACTCGTCTTTCTCTCGCTGAACGGACACATGCTCCTGGTCGCGACGATTCTTTCCAGCTTTGACGCCATTCCGGCGTTTGGAGCGTCACTTCCGGCAGGAACGGGGGACGATGTCCTGCGCCTCTCTCAATCCATGTTCGTCGTCGGATTGAAATTGGCGGCGCCCGTGCTCGTCATCATTCTCCTGATCAATATTCTCCTGGCGATCCTTGGACGAGCGGTCGTTCAGATCAATGTGTTTGTGCTGAGTTTCCCACTCACCATCGCCGCAGGCTTGGCCGTGCTGGGTTTGTCCTTGCCGTTTACGGTGGAACTCCTGGTGCGTGAGATCGAGCGGCTGCAGCTGACAATCGACGGGCTGATGAAAGTGTTGGGTCATGGCTGA
- the fliQ gene encoding flagellar biosynthesis protein FliQ: MTPELVTELGRQALETTLLVSSPILGLSLFVGLTISILQAMTQLNEATLTFVPKILALFGALLLFLPWMLNVMTTFTANLLINIPNYVH; this comes from the coding sequence ATGACGCCTGAATTGGTGACCGAACTGGGCAGACAAGCGCTAGAGACGACACTGCTGGTGTCCTCACCGATTTTGGGGCTTAGTCTGTTTGTCGGCCTGACGATCAGCATTCTCCAGGCGATGACCCAGCTGAATGAAGCCACGCTCACATTCGTCCCGAAAATACTGGCTCTCTTTGGTGCGCTGTTGCTGTTTCTGCCGTGGATGTTGAACGTCATGACCACATTCACGGCGAATTTGCTCATCAATATTCCCAACTATGTGCACTAA
- the fliP gene encoding flagellar type III secretion system pore protein FliP (The bacterial flagellar biogenesis protein FliP forms a type III secretion system (T3SS)-type pore required for flagellar assembly.) → MWAIMVGTMAILLMPSSGSAASGPSVSIDFGANGPQQTAVVIQILILLTVLSLAPALFIMVTSFTRIVIVLSFLRQALGTPTVPPNQVLLALALFLTMFIMAPVGQAVYSNAMQPLIAEQISYEDAWKRGIEPVRTFMLHQVRDKDLELFITLSHIPKPERLDDVPTHAIIPAFILSELRIAFQIGFLIYIPFLIVDMVVASILMSMGMMLLPPVVISLPFKLILFVLADGWYLVVGSMVRSFQ, encoded by the coding sequence ATGTGGGCGATCATGGTCGGGACAATGGCGATCCTCTTGATGCCGTCGTCAGGTTCGGCAGCGAGCGGTCCTTCGGTCAGCATTGATTTCGGAGCAAACGGCCCCCAACAAACTGCGGTGGTCATCCAGATCTTGATTCTTCTGACGGTCCTGTCCCTGGCGCCGGCCCTCTTCATCATGGTCACGTCCTTTACGAGAATCGTGATCGTGTTGTCGTTTCTTCGGCAAGCGCTCGGAACGCCCACGGTTCCGCCGAACCAAGTGTTGCTGGCTTTGGCGCTGTTCTTGACGATGTTTATCATGGCTCCCGTGGGTCAGGCCGTCTACAGCAATGCCATGCAACCGTTGATCGCCGAGCAGATTTCTTATGAGGATGCGTGGAAAAGGGGTATCGAGCCGGTGCGAACATTCATGCTGCACCAGGTGAGGGACAAGGACCTTGAACTGTTCATCACGCTGAGTCACATCCCAAAGCCCGAGCGGCTTGATGATGTTCCCACCCATGCCATTATCCCGGCCTTCATCCTGAGCGAGCTGCGAATTGCATTCCAAATCGGGTTCTTGATCTACATCCCGTTTCTGATCGTCGACATGGTGGTCGCCAGTATCCTGATGTCGATGGGTATGATGCTCCTGCCTCCTGTCGTGATTTCCCTCCCGTTCAAGCTGATCTTATTCGTGCTGGCCGACGGCTGGTATCTGGTGGTCGGTTCGATGGTGCGTAGTTTTCAGTGA